ACAATTTGTAATTACACATTTACACCTCTTATAGAGAGAAAATTGATGcatcttaaaattttattacaGGTATGCAAAATGCTACTTTTATACAGGATGTTTTTCTGAAGCTAAAAAGTCTATCCAATGTTCTGATTGAAATAATGAAACTGGACTGGAGTGACTATAATATACATCAAAGACTACATAATACATACAACTCATAAATCTTTTAGGAAGTTCAAAATGGAATCAACATCACTGATTTCGTGTTTCTTTGGTTCTTATTCACACCCAACAGCTATGAAGATCTTGAATCCAATGGCATTATTGCGGTCTGCATCGTCTTCTCGCTCAAACTCATCAAGATTCTTGATGAATTCTTCTGGCAGTTCAAAAGAAGATGGTTATGTTAGCAGCAGTGATTTATCTGACGATTCGTGTATCTTTCACAACAGTCATCAATCGACTCTTGACAAACTATATGCTTGGGAGAAAAAACTGTACCAGGAAGTTAAGGTATATATCGTCTGCCTTTCTGTAAATCATCCATGGGTATTATTGTCGTTTAGCCAGTAATGGCAGCTTCTTTTGTCTAACTTCACAGGCTGGTGAACGAATTCGTATAGCGTATGACAAAAAATGTGCTCAACTTAGGAACCATGATGCTAAAGGTGATGATCATTCATCCCTTGATAAAACAAGAAATGCCATTAGAGATTTGCATACACAGATTAAGGTTTCAATACACTCGGTTGAAGCTGTATCAAAAAGGATTGAAACTTTAAGGGATCAAGAACTGCAGCCACAGCTTCTCGAATTGATCCAAGGGTAATGTTATCATTTCATTACTTCATAGTTCATTTCAGTATTACAtaataacttttctttttttttttttggtgaaaactgggaatatattattatgaattGACAAAGATGCCATTTTTTTGATGATACATGAACCAGTTTATCAAGAATGTGGAAGGTAATGGCCGAGTGTCATCAAACTCAGAAACGAACACTAGATGAAGCCAAGATTTTACTAGCGGGGACACCTTCCAAACCCAAAAAGTACACACAGGGTCACCCTAGTGAGCCACACCGGCTAGCCCGCTCTGCTACCAATCTTGAATTCGAATTACAAAATTGGAAAGTTAGTTTCGAGTCGTGGGTCACTTCTCAAAAAGCCTACATTCACGCGATTACTGGCTGGCTACTAAGGTGCATTGGGTCAAACTCCAATAACACCACAAAATTCCCATTCTCACCTCGAAGGTCTAGTGGTGCCCCACCAATATTTGGGCTGTGCATCCAATGGGCTAGACTACTTGACTCAATCAGTGAGGTCCCTGTGCTAGACGGGCTAGACTTTTTTGCAGCAGGGGTTGGTTCTTTATATGTACAGCAGCTAAAAGAAGGAGGTGGTGGTAGTTCAGGCCTTGGATCGTCAAAGCGGTATGGTAGCAGCTCCGGGATGGAGATGGTGGAGAGCGGGCGTCAAGATGAGGAGGAAACTGTGGAGAAAATGGCTGAAGTCGCCATTAGAGTGTTGTGTGCTGGAATGTCAGTTGCTGTTAGTTCATTAACAGAATTTGCTCTATCTTCTGCTCAAGGATATGCTGATTTGATCAAGCAGTGGGAGAGTGCCACGTATCCAGAAAGTAGTAATGGGTCCAAGGTGTAATTTCTGGGGatttttgtgtttgtatttGCTTTTGGGGTAGTTAGTTTTGTTAGGTGTAATTAGTTAAAGAATATTATATTCTTTTGTGTCTTATATAAGATCCATTTGGATGGAGATTAGTAGCTAGAATTAGTTGTGGGAAAAGAGTAGTTGTAACTTTTAGACTAACAAAGTAACAAACCATAAAGCACGGAATATCTTGCAAAAATGGACAAGATAATATTAATTTGAACTATTAGGGATGTCTTCTCCCCTTTtcattcttttattattatttttttttccctttttttgtATTCTTACAAGTAAAGACTACCTAGTTGAACACTAGCTGAAATATTAGTCTGATGCAGTTATGAAACTGCAAAATTAGATAGAgactatacaaaaaaaaaggaatgaaAGAGATGAATTAATGATACGATTGAAATTTGAAGCAAGCGaacaataaatcaaaatataacatttttttcttgaaataacAAGGTTTGATTTAAGAATGAAATTAAATCCTATTAAGTATGTTTAAAAAGTTCAGAATAATTATGTCTACTCACTCCAAGTCTACAAACACATGAGCTGGTCAATCTTGTTAGGCTTCCCTGTTAAGGAACTTATGTCCTCGGATTAATGTATTATTTGCGGCTTGATCAATATCAAACAACAGGAGGCTTCACAACTCAGAACCGAGATGTTCTCTCATAAGCTAAAATATAAATGATCGTCACTGGAATCTACAAGCCTTGAATTAGGTACAATTGGGCCTAACAAGGCTTAGGAACTTTTATCAA
The sequence above is drawn from the Erigeron canadensis isolate Cc75 chromosome 4, C_canadensis_v1, whole genome shotgun sequence genome and encodes:
- the LOC122596602 gene encoding protein ALTERED PHOSPHATE STARVATION RESPONSE 1-like — translated: MGCSSSKLDDEEAVQLCKDRKNFIKKAVEQRTKFASGHKAYLQSLRRVSAALKDYVEGDEPREFSLDSFATPPFPTNKKTAPRFITISPNSFTIEQPRVNYLRSGGNPSVFVEERLPESPEIARVESYNQSPAYQYAADSFFGMQSQSPPSSIFSYSRPNLPPPSPQRSSPWDFLWNPFASLDYSGYSTRNSIHQSVFDEQQVREEEGIPELEEETEHEFEIDHNHIHRVNRRSNIHVNHDHRDEVTVEDVDDDDDDDDEFETDSGEETDSEHELETPPLVSKTQNLEVSKAESSGKVVNNGKGDAVANHERSKSEGTPGFTVYVNRRPTSMSEVIKDLEAQFMIISDSAKELSVMLEANRAQYASTSHELTAMKILNPMALLRSASSSRSNSSRFLMNSSGSSKEDGYVSSSDLSDDSCIFHNSHQSTLDKLYAWEKKLYQEVKAGERIRIAYDKKCAQLRNHDAKGDDHSSLDKTRNAIRDLHTQIKVSIHSVEAVSKRIETLRDQELQPQLLELIQGLSRMWKVMAECHQTQKRTLDEAKILLAGTPSKPKKYTQGHPSEPHRLARSATNLEFELQNWKVSFESWVTSQKAYIHAITGWLLRCIGSNSNNTTKFPFSPRRSSGAPPIFGLCIQWARLLDSISEVPVLDGLDFFAAGVGSLYVQQLKEGGGGSSGLGSSKRYGSSSGMEMVESGRQDEEETVEKMAEVAIRVLCAGMSVAVSSLTEFALSSAQGYADLIKQWESATYPESSNGSKV